From Cervus elaphus chromosome 10, mCerEla1.1, whole genome shotgun sequence:
TATGGAATAGACCAATGGATTCCTCCAGCATGGGCCCATCCCCACATttcatttgctgtgaagtgaaCTCTTTATTCGGCAGTAATAACACTACTTCATGGAGTAACATTATGGTGAACAGAGCATCGTGTATATCCATAGGTGGTAGTTTTGATAGCAGCGTTGTAGGGAAGGGAGGCAAATCTAAAGTGTCAACTccaataagaaaaaagtaaagtccCTTCAATAAGGAAGCTATCCAGTATAATCAGCCTATAATCAGTGTTTGATATCACTATGGGATGATATCATATTAGGGGCTCAAAGCTGGGTCTCTGTTGGCGGATGGGCACTCAGTGGTGGCTAGACTGGCCGTGGTGAGTACAAGTCCATGTTATTGGGCCCATGGAGAGCCTCTATCCATGCTGCTATAGCAAATCTGTGAGTCCACTGCCATGAACAGCACGGAGAAAGAAGGCCGGCGTCCACAGATGAGGTTAGCAGTTGGAAAGGATGACTCATTTTGTGGACCACAGTAGTGgatatttcttccttgttttgctgtgaatatttgcatatttttgatTGTGTGCAGGATAGTTACAGGAGGCAGAAGGATGGCTTTGTTGTGTTTATTTGGGGATTATGTGTCGTTTAAGGAGAGGTGTTAAGTATATGTTTGCCAAATATACTGAAGAGGAAGTCTGAGggtttttttaatgtgtcttcTTGGCTAGGGTGAACTACATTTACTACAGTTCCCGTTGCTGTGAGTTTCTGGTGAAGGTGGGCCACCCGAGAGATTCTCGGGAAGATTGAGAGGGCAGAGGGAAGCATCTGTTGCTGCTGATGTGCTGACTCCCCTCACTGGTGTGAGGCGGCTGTGGACCAGCAGTTACTCTGTCTTTCCCTTGATCTTTCTCTAGCTTCTCCGACTTCGGGGCCAGGACTGTACGTTTAGCCTTGTTAAGCAGGCCTCCAGCTTGTGCAAGAGAAACCATGTCACCAGTTCCAGAGGCGACAAGAGTGACATGCGTTTCAGTCCGCCCTTGTGGGATTTATGTCACGTTTGTGGGTTCCAGCCTGACCTTGAGCTACCACACTTTTACACCCATCTTCCCTTCCTGACTGCTTGCCTCATGGAGTTCAAGTTCTAGAATCAGATAGAAAGGTGACAACTTTACATAGACTGCTTAACCAGCTTTCACAGTCAAGTAAGGCCAAATTTCTATACAATCcattaaatgtatatgtatgtataaatctTTTAGTAGTTCAGCTTTTCTGGTTAAACCCTGACTGATATAAGAAAAGAtctgtatgcatatatgtacatatataatatttatatcatatataaaatttagAGTGTACCTTTAAagtatatatacttaaaaaagaacatgtgtatatatacacatataaatatatatatcttcctTAATGAGGAGAGACTTGTTTAGAAGTCTGGGACTAATAGAGTCTAGGTATTCTGAAATTTCAGAGTGATCATATTTGTAAGCAGGGATTTGaagtcctctttttttaaaatagagaaacttCAATAATCAGAGCTGTTGAATAATTAGAACTAGAAAAATATTATTCTTCAAAATTCTTCTGTGGATGGAAAGATGCTCGTTGTCAGGTTGGATGAACCCCAGTATTTCTGACACCACATTTCATCTCCGCTTCCTGCTtcccaggggctgagggagggcaGACGTGGCAGAGGAATCAGTCCTCTCTGGCAGACTTCGTCCTGGAGGGGCTCTTTGATGACTCTCTCGCccaccttttccttttctccttgaccATGGTGGTCTTCCTTATTGCCGTGAGTGGCAACACCCTCACCCTTCTCCTCATCTGTGCCGATCCCCGGCTTCATACACCCATGTACCTCCTCCTCAGCCAGCTCTCCCTCATGGATCTGATGCCCGTCTCTACAACCATCCCCAAGATGGCGACCAACTACCTATCTGGCCAGAAGTCCATCTCCTTTGTGGGCTGTGCGACCCAGCACTTCCTCTATCTGACTCTGGGTGGGGCGGAGTGTCTTCTCCTAACTTTCATGTCCTACGACCGCTACGTTGCCATCTGCCATCCACTGCGCTACACTGTTCTCATGAACAGAAAGGTGACGCTAATGATGGCTGCCACGTCTTGGTTGGGAGCATCCCTGAATTCCCTAATTTACACGGCAAGCTTGATGCACTTCCCTTTCTGTGGGCCTCGACAAATCCACCACTTCTACTGTGAGTTTCCAGCTGTTGTGAAGCTGGTATGTGGAGACATCCCTGTGTATGAGGCCACAGTATACATCagtaccctcctcctcctcctcctccccatcctcttGGTTTCTGCATCCTATGTCTTCATCCTCCACAGTGTCATTCAGATGCGTGCAGCTGGGAGTAAGAGAAATGCCTTTGCCACTTGCAGCTCTCACCTCACTGTGGTTTCCCTCTGGTTTGgtgcttgcatcttctcatacatgAGGCCCAGGTCCCAGCGCACTCCACTGCAAGACAAAGTTGGTTCTGTGTTCTACAGCATCATCACTCCCACATTGAATCCGTTGATTTATACTCTCCGGAATAAGGATGTAGCTAAGGCTCTGAGGAGGGtgctggggagagaccttatcaCTCAAAGATCGCAAGTGCAGTTATCCTGAGTACATTAGTGGAATTCCTATCAGATCCTTAAATTGTTCTTTGTAAACTGCAATGATGTTTTTCAAGGGTCCAGAGCCTTGAAGACTACTGCAAAATTGAAGTGGTTAACAACAtttccagtattctcacttgcTCTCAGGCATCGAAGCCCCTTACGGTACTCTCgtagtccatttgggctgctataacaacaGTACCAAGACTGGGTGACTTAGACAACAGacattatttctcacagttttggaggctgtgaAGTACAAAGATCAAGTCTTCACAGTGCTAGAcactctttcatttccttttgatcTCTTTTCAAATGGAATCTTGCCCAAACATGCCTCCCTGATGAGCCTACTTAAAGCAGACTCTTCACTCTTTGTCCCCTGATCCTGCCTTATGATCATACTTCCCTGATACTGCATAGCATTCTATTCTTACTGTCTGCTTCCTAGAGTGACATTTTCAAGAGGGTAAggagttttactttgttttctgttGTCTCACAAATGCCAAGAAAAGAGTCTGAGATGAAATAAGTACTCAATAACTGCTTGTTGTATGgattaataaataaaagggacCTAGATTGTCTTTACTATCTCATGTGACATGAAAGATAGCCACATATTAATCCCATGTAGACGCAGAGACTTGACATCTCAGTGAACTTTCCTGGAGTCTAGTGGGCAGAGGGATGCCAAAGCCACAGACAAATATCTAGATCTTGCTTTTCCTACTAGTTATTCAGTCCTGGGACCATCTTCAGAAGAAAAATACTTAATGCTTTGGAGCAAAGTTATGCTTTCTTTGATGCGTGAGTATCTTCTCTTTGAGAAATAGCTTTTTGCCATTCTATAATAAGATGAGCTGCCCCTCATGAGCAGGGTGCTATGTTATACACAAAGCCCTAAGGTTGGATTTGTGTTGTAACACTCCAATATCAAGTAGAGAGAATTTTCAGAGAAATGGTGCCTGGGTTGTTCCTGAAGGCACAAGGGTCTGATACAAACAGCTAGCTCACAATTCCTAGTTATAGAGCATGGTTGTTCTTTTGCtacgcccacccccaccctctacacacatacacatccaaCTATGACCTTGTCCAGAATGCCATAAGATTATTTGGAAATGAAACAATCTGAGCTAAGTTGATGGATGGTTATTCATGTGATGCTAACATCTGCCAAAGGTAAATAGTATAGCACATTATGACCCTATCTTGGGAAGAGTTACTgttgttcattgttgttcagttgcttggtcatatccaactctttgcgaccccacagactgcagcacgccaggcttccctgtccttcactatctcctggagtttgctcaggctcatgtccattgagctaatgatgccatctaactctataaatgtaattattcttgatatattctagatattaactCTTTATCTTATATAGGGCTTACAAATATCTCTGTCATTCCATTGGTTGCCTTTTACTCTGTTGATTGTTTCATTTGATGAACgtgctttaaaattttgatatatattcccatttatttatttttatttttgttgcctgGGATTTctgtgtcatatccaagaaaacaCTGTAAATGCAATGTCATGAAATTTTCTCTCTGtgctttcttctaagagtttcatagttttagctcttacattagGTTTTTGATATATTTCCAGTTAAATTTTGAAAATGGTGTAAGGTAAGGGTCCAACTTTTTCCCACTTACTATAGAaatcaaatagaataaaatacttaggaattaacTTATCCAAGAAAGTGAAAGATCTGTATGCTGAAAACTACCAAACACTGCTGAAAGAAGGTAAAGGtatgtaaataaatggaaagatatcctatgTTTATGGGTTGGAAATATTTATATTGTTAAGACGTCTTTATTACCCAAACTGATCTACAGAGCCAAGGCAAAGCCTACCAAAATCTCAGaggcattttgttttcaaaaaaagaaatatctatcctaaaatttatacagaatcAAGGGACCTCAAATAGCCAATACAATCCTGGAAAAGACTAAAACTAGAAAACTCACTGAAAACTTTCTGATTTAAAAACATACTACAAATTTATAGTAATCAAAAAAGTGTGATACTACCATATATAGGGATGTACAGACCAATGGAATGGAATAGACACCTCAGAAAAAGACCCTCATATATACAATGAGATTATTATCATCAAGGATACTAAGATCATTCGATGGGAAAAGGACAATCTTTTCAATAACTGTGCtgtgaaaactggatatccacatgcaaaagcaTAAAGCTAGACCCTTACCTTACACTATACAAAGAATTAAGTGAAAATGTATCAAATATCTAAATGTCAGAACTAAAACTATtaaactattattttcttcttagaagaaaacacaagggaAAAGCTTCATGATAAGAGGTTAGcatccagaatatacaaaaatGACTACAATTCAAAGATAATCACagtaaaataacataaatatgggcaaaggacttgaaaagacatttttccaaacaagttatacaaatggtcaacaagcacatgaaaggatgctcaacctCACAAATCATTTGGTGTATAATTTATGAAAATCATCTCAAACAGGATTAATGACTTGaaagtaagacctgaaaccacaaaactcctggaagaaaacataagggacgagctccttgacatcagtcttgACAATATTTTTTAGATATGGCAccaaaagcaaaaagaatgagagcaaaaagaaacaagtggGACCCTGTTAAACTAAAAGGCAAAAGATTTTCAcagcaagtgaagtgaagtgaaagtcgctcagtcgtgtccaactctttgagaccccatagtccatggaattctccaggccatactagagtgggtagcctttcccttctccaggggatcttcccaacacaggggtcaaacccaggtctcccacattgcaggtggattctttgccagctgagctacaagggaagtccaagaatgtaggagtggatagcctatcccttctccagcagatctttccaacccaggaattgaactggggtctcctacattgcaggaagattctttaccaactgagctatcagggaagcctttcacAGAAAGGGAAAccataaaaaaatgtaaagtCAACCTAGAGAATGggggaaatatttacaaatcatttaCCTGATATgggtttaatatccaaaatatatcagAAACCCACACAACTCAAtagccaaaacacacacacacaaatcagatTAAAAAATAGGCTGAAGAATTGAAAAGACTTTTtgcaaagaagacacacaaatggccaaacaggaatatgaaaatgtgctcaatatCTCTTCGTAGATTTGTCTATTTCTGATGTTTGATATAAATGGATTCAtgtaatatgtggccttttgtgccTGGATTCTTTCATTTaggttttcaaggttcattcctCTTACACCATGCATTCAGTACTTCACTCTTTCaatggctgaatactattctATTTGtggattaaaaaattaatagtccatctaagaaagaaacagaaaattttctTTCAGCCAGTCTGAGGATTATAACCCAAGAGACAATatttcagaaagctctgaggactGTTCCTAACATTTGAGGTCAAAGCAAAGTTAGGTAAGTTTTTGAGTGAAAAGGTTATATATCAAATGACATATTGACAGTTTACACAACTCAGATTTGCACCCTTATAAGATTAAAGGGATCGTTGTCTCTAAGGAGTCCTCTTGCTGGCACCAGAGAAAACTGCTCTTGACATGAAGCAGGCATTCTTATGTCTTCTAAGAGGGCTGGTTAATGCATTTGCACAAGGTACCCTAAAGGGAGAGCGTGGCCCAAATGTAGagaaggaattttcttttttcttttttttgttgttgtcaacCTTTTTTGTTCaacccttttcttttttaaaatcgggatatagttgctttataatattatgtttagcatagggagctcagcttggtgttctgtggtgacctagatggatgggattgggggggtggagggaggcccaagaaggGGGGATATATGTAGGcatatagctaattcacttcactctacagcagaaactaacacaacattgtaaagcaattatacttcaattttaaaagaaagaaaaatttttttgttttgccttaAAAATAAGTTTGTATCATCATGTATGGATACAcaacaatttgtttatccattcatccattgattttGTTTCCACCCTTTTGCTTTGGGGAATAGCACTGCAATGGATATGAAGATACATGTATTTGAGAAACTGTTATCAGTTCTCTTAGACATCTATCCAAGAGTGCAATTCTTGAGTCAGGTGGTAATTCTATGCCAACCTTGCAGAGGAGCTGCCAAACATTTTCCATGATGGTTGTACCACTTTACAATCCCACCAGCATGAATGAGCCATCCAATTTGtacacattctcaccaacacttgctttttaccttttttatttaTAACCATCATAGTGGTTGTGATGCAATAAGATTTCTGAACCTTTGATTTTctgtaactaaaataaaaaatccaaatggttaagaatctgtaaGAATTTGCCagagatgttgttgttcagttgctcagtcatgtctaattctctgcgaccccatggactgtagcacaccagggtcccctgtccctcaccatttcctagagtttgctcaaactcatgtctgttcagtcggtgatgccatccaaccatctcatcctctgtcatcccattttcctcctgccttcaatctttcccagcatcagagccttttccaatgagttggctctttgcatcaagtggccaaaatagtggagccttagcttcagcatcagtccttccaatgaatattcagggttgatttcattgaggatcgactggtttgattgcCAGAgatagagggagagaaaggagaggaaacagTGTGGAGGGAACCTGCTTCAGGAGGCCCCTGAGCCTTCTGTGGGCTCCAGGGACAACTATGCTCTCTGCTATATAGACAGTTGGCTAGTAGGGATCCACAAAACATGACTGATATAAAGGCCCTGGGTGAGTTATTTAAACCTCCTCAGCCTCAGTTGCCTAAACTATAAAATGAGAGTTAACAGCTATGTCTTTTCCTCCTAAAGGAGTGCATACCAGACCAAACAAGCCCCTGATCCATGACCTGAAGGGCTTGGGTCCTGGATCTGCAAGTTGGCCTCCTGGTGGCTTTGACTAAAGAGAACATGTGACCTCGCCCATCAGATACCTGACCCTTAGCAGACCCTCTAGAAATGTGCACTCATGTGAGTTCATAAACAGTTAACTAGTATCAAGACTTCTAGAGTAAACACAAACTATGGAATGTATCTTTTGTCAGGAAAttacagtgaaaaataattaaaattgttaGGAGTTCGCTCAGTGTGAACTCTTCATTTTGTCCCTCTTTATTGGTTGTGTCTAAAC
This genomic window contains:
- the LOC122701861 gene encoding olfactory receptor 2AE1, translated to MVVFLIAVSGNTLTLLLICADPRLHTPMYLLLSQLSLMDLMPVSTTIPKMATNYLSGQKSISFVGCATQHFLYLTLGGAECLLLTFMSYDRYVAICHPLRYTVLMNRKVTLMMAATSWLGASLNSLIYTASLMHFPFCGPRQIHHFYCEFPAVVKLVCGDIPVYEATVYISTLLLLLLPILLVSASYVFILHSVIQMRAAGSKRNAFATCSSHLTVVSLWFGACIFSYMRPRSQRTPLQDKVGSVFYSIITPTLNPLIYTLRNKDVAKALRRVLGRDLITQRSQVQLS